CGTGCTGGCCCTGCTGACCGTGCTGGCCCTGCTGACCGTGCTGGCCCTGCTGACCGTGCTGGCCCTGCTGGCCCTGCTGACCGTGCTGGCCCTGCTGGCCCTGCTGACCGTGCTGGCCCTGCTGGCCCTGCTGACCGTGCTGGCCCTGCTGGCCTCGCTGGTTCTGTTGGCCGTGCTGTCCCTGCTGATGTTGCTGGCCCTGGCCTTGCTGGTGTTGCTGTCCCTGCTGACCCTGCTGGCCGTGCTGTTCGTGTCCCTGGCTTCGGTCGCGCGAACTCGATCGGTTTCGTGATTGGTATCGTCTCATGGGTGTATTGGGTGGCGTTATCGCGTGCGATGGACTGAACCCACCGCCGTCTGGGTATCTGACGCCATCGCGTCGTACGGCCAGAGCCAGTATATTCATTATGTGCCTAACGAGCAGCTGGCCTGGGGTAGTCTCCAATTTGGGACAGTGAACGGTTCGGACGAACCCGTGAACGGTCGGGGTTAGAACGATGGATGACCGGGGAACGGCCCTCGATCGTGGGGGCGTTACGGTGGTCATGAGGACATTACGGCGTGCTACCGTTCGGGAAACCGTGGGTTACGCTGCTCGAAAGGCATCTGGATCCCGCATCGGCCGTCCAGAGTGACGTGCCCGTCACCCCGGAACCAGCGCGGCGAGCCATCGGCCGTCGAGCCGTGGCGACGACTCCGTCGACGGAGTCGGCTCGTGCACCGGCGGCCACCTACAGGCTCGAACTCGCTCGAATCCACTCGCCCGTACCCCTAGATCGACTCGTGGACGGGGCTCGGGGACAAGCACACAGGCCCAACAGTCAAGGTGGAGTCCCGCGAACGGTGACGTGTATCATGCCCATCTGTGACGGGTGCGAACAGAAGGTCCCGTATCAGGATCTCGACACCCACCAGCGGTACTGTCGTGGGTCGCAGAACGACGATGACCCCACCACGGCCGAGCGCCTCGATGCGCGAAAGGCCGTGTTCGAGGAGTGCCTCGAACTCGCGAAAAGACGGCTCGCGGAGCGGCTCGACGAGAGGGGCCGAGCGCGTCAGCTACCGGACGACCCCGCGGGAATCGAGGGATCGAACCTCAGGTACACGCGACCACCGAGCCGACGGTAACTCGCGCTCGAGCTGTTCGATCGCGACGGTGCGGTCACTCGGTGTCGACGAGTGGCGACGCCAGCAATCTGACCGCGCGACTCTCTACTCGAGTTCCAACGAGAAGATCGCGGACAGGCCCCCGACAGCGCCAATTATGCGGCGGTTCTGCGTCGTCGCACTCGTCGTTACTTGAGCGTCTGCTGGATGAGCGTTCGATGGCCGCGGCGGAGTCGTTCCGAGAGCGCCTGGTGCGAGATGTCGAGTTCGTTCGCGAGCTCCTCCAGGCTACGGCCACGGGGGACGTGATAGTAGTCGGATTCGATCCCGGCGGCGAGGGCCTCGTACTGTTTGTCCGTGAGTTCCTTCCCGGTCCGGTCTATCGACTCGACGACGCCCTTCACGCGGTGGATCGTGAGGTCGACGCCGTGCTGCTGGCAGATGTCGTACGTGGCCGACACCGAGTCGTGCGACGGGAACAGGATGCGGAGTTCCCACCGGCCGTTCTCGCCGCGTGCGTCGAGGAGCGTCCCGTCCTCGACGCCGAGGAGGTAGACGACGATGCGGATGCGAGCCTGCCACGTGACGTGGTAGAGCGAGCGGTCTTCCTTCTCGAGGAGGCGCTCGACGTCGCGCGTGGAGGAGTCTGCTTCGAGCGCCTCGTGGACGTCGTCCATGTCGGAGGCCGACAACCAGACGAAGGGTGCGACGCTGTCGTCGTCGTTCGCGACGAGCTGGACGGTCTCGCATTCGACGTCGGGGAGTTGCGCGAACGTGTCCGCGAGCGCGAACT
This genomic window from Halorubellus sp. JP-L1 contains:
- a CDS encoding helix-turn-helix domain-containing protein, with the translated sequence MGTIVDATMPADQFALADTFAQLPDVECETVQLVANDDDSVAPFVWLSASDMDDVHEALEADSSTRDVERLLEKEDRSLYHVTWQARIRIVVYLLGVEDGTLLDARGENGRWELRILFPSHDSVSATYDICQQHGVDLTIHRVKGVVESIDRTGKELTDKQYEALAAGIESDYYHVPRGRSLEELANELDISHQALSERLRRGHRTLIQQTLK